Proteins encoded together in one Lathyrus oleraceus cultivar Zhongwan6 chromosome 5, CAAS_Psat_ZW6_1.0, whole genome shotgun sequence window:
- the LOC127083335 gene encoding transcription factor bHLH117, whose product MMNTRILSLSLSLLLYISNSILFSNTSSCFHFIYSLISFDQMDPMFSGDTSSSAIDPMFSTFSLQSLLTFNPSFFTDTFHTLTDHPQLPQSLTDQTPYVNNNNRNALIVPKTEHPLNLPPLQEYLPLQQQPFSFFPQYYPPFETFHRLPQLHSPEHSSRKRLRHPFTEETTPPPQKQPHFVRGKSPSLIPQSKLARQRRQTLSEKTRCLQKLMPWDKKMDQATLFEEAYKYVKFLKAQISALQSMPSHSTATYQGSGGDDGVFGELKKLNRKQTLQVVVNSPVAQTKLYSQGYCVFSMEQFSQLRKLSERRQQQQQQNRSDNGSSKTFF is encoded by the coding sequence ATGATGAATACACGAATACTCTCACTCTCACTCTCACTCTTACTATATATTTCTAACAGCATTTTATTCTCAAACACATCTTCTTGCTTTCACTTTATATACTCTCTCATAAGCTTCGATCAAATGGACCCAATGTTTTCCGGCGACACCTCCTCCTCTGCCATTGACCCAATGTTCTCCACCTTCAGCCTCCAATCCCTTCTCACTTTCAACCCTTCCTTCTTCACCGACACTTTTCACACCTTAACCGACCACCCTCAACTCCCTCAATCCCTCACCGACCAAACTCCATATGTTAACAACAACAACAGAAATGCCCTCATAGTCCCAAAAACTGAACACCCTCTTAACCTTCCTCCATTACAAGAATATCTACCACTTCAACAACAACCCTTCAGCTTCTTCCCTCAATACTACCCACCCTTTGAAACATTCCACCGCCTCCCTCAACTCCATTCTCCTGAACACTCTAGCAGAAAACGCCTCCGCCACCCTTTCACGGAGGAAACAACTCCACCACCACAGAAACAACCTCATTTTGTCCGTGGAAAATCTCCTTCTTTGATTCCTCAGAGCAAATTAGCAAGACAGAGAAGACAAACACTAAGCGAGAAAACACGCTGTTTGCAGAAACTAATGCCATGGGATAAGAAAATGGATCAAGCCACCCTCTTTGAAGAAGCTTACAAATATGTTAAGTTTTTGAAGGCACAGATCTCTGCTCTTCAATCAATGCCTTCTCACTCGACCGCTACCTACCAAGGCAGCGGCGGAGATGATGGTGTTTTTGGTGAGTTGAAGAAGCTGAATAGAAAGCAGACTTTGCAGGTTGTGGTGAACTCACCGGTTGCACAAACAAAGCTTTACTCACAAGGTTACTGTGTTTTCTCCATGGAACAATTCTCTCAGCTCAGAAAATTATCAGAGAGAAGACAACAACAGCAGCAGCAGAATAGGTCTGATAATGGTTCTTCCAAGACTTTCTTTTAA